CAGTGCAGCGAGTTTTGGCTGTCACCGCTGATCCAAGCAGTCAGCGTTTCATCAAAGGGTTGCTGCGAACCAAAACAGTTCGCTAGCTCGCTCAATAACGAAGTCTGACTGTCGGAATCAAGTTTTCCAAACCCACCATCGGTGACCACGTTCAAGAATTGCTGTGCGGCGCTGCGAGCCACCTCGGGGTTGGCAAGGAACGTTTCGAATGCGGTTACCGATTCGATCGCTTGTTCGGGGACCTCGGTTCCCAATACGTTCGACAATCGTGCTGCGATTTCAGCCACAGCCGCTTCTTCCGCCGCTTGGATGCCAAGCGATGACCAGTAATCGTGCAGGTTGGTGTCGATCTCTGTTGCGACCAACGTCACGGCCTTGCGGTTTTCCGGTGCAATCGTTGGCGTCTTGAGCGTGGCTGATGGAACCACGCGTGGCTGGGTTTTCGGTTGCTCGATCTCGGTTAGCGGATCGGCGGCCGAGGATTCCATCGCTAACGGAATCCCCTTTAGCGGTTTTCGGTCTACTGATTCGGAAGCCACATTCTTTTGCGACGTGGTCTCGGCCGAACGGGGGGCTGTGCCATCATGCGCAAGTTCGTGCGATCGCAGCGCGCGGTCGGACACACCGGGCAGTGAATCGAGCTGATTTGCATCTTGGGCTGTCAGCGGAGGATTGACATCGTTGGCGTCACGGGCAATCCACACGACCAACAGGAGTGCCGCAGCAATCGCGGCGATCGCAGTCGCAATTTTCCACGGGGAAAGTGTGTCAGGTTTGTCGGCAACGGTACGCCGACGTGTCGCTTCTACCTCGACCCGCAGCGACCCCGATGAAGTCAAGGATTCGGCACATTGCTCGCCCTGAACAGGGGTTTCACGCAATCGCCGCAGGATTTGTTGAGACAAATCGGGAGCGGGTCGGCCGTGTAATTCGGCCAACATCGCGTCAATCGCTTGTTCTTCGTGAGGGGAAATTTTTCGGTTCATCTTATCTATTCTTAGCGTGCAGCTTCTCCTCGACACAATCTCGGAGTTGCTGCTTTGCTCGTTGCATCAAATTTCGTGCACCATGATCGGAAATTCCAAGTGCAGCACCGATCTCAACTCGGCTGATGTCATCTCTAAAACGCATTTGCAGTGCCGATTGTGCTCGCTCGGTTAGCAATTCCATGCAATTTCTTAGCGCATCGATGGCAATATCGCCCGTCAAATCCTTGCCCGCCCAGCGATTCCAGATTTCGTCCAGCACCGCTGGCTCGGCCACGGTTTGCACCCGGCCGTGTTTGCGATGCCGCGAAACCAGCAAGTTGTACGCGGTGCGTCTTAGATAACCGGCGGTCGCGGCATCATTGTGCTGCGTGAAATTGCCCTGCCGCAAGACACGTAAAAACGTTTCTTGAGTCAGGTCGTCCGCCGTAGAGCTGTCGCAACCGAGCATCCGCAAGTACCGCCAAACGCCTCGTTGGTGGCGCTCGATCAGTTCCGCGGGCTCGAGATCGACGTGAGGATCGCAAACACTCGAGTTCGTGGTGGAGCCGCGCAGCCCCACGTCCGCATCGCTTTGATGACTTGCATCCGCTGCGGAACTGAGTGGTTTACGTTGCGATCCATCCGACTTTGGCACTGCGTTCGTTACACAAGTTCGCGAATGATCTTGCCGCCACCAGCAATTTTCATCGGTCGACCATTCTTGCTGGTAAAGGTTTTTTCGGTAGAAATTCCGAGTCCCTTGACCACGGTGGTCATCAGGTCTTCGGAACTGTAAGGCTCGGTCTCTACCGCCGACCCATCGCGGCTGGTCTCGCCAACCGCCAAACCGCCCTTGATATCGGCGCCACCCACAACGCAGGACCAAGCACGTGCAAAGTGATCGCGTCCGGCTCCGGCATTGATGTTCGGCGTGCGTCCAAACTCACCCATCCACATCACCACGGTGTCTTGCAGCAATCCACGTTGATCCAAGTCTTCGACCAACGCGCTCATCGCTTTGTCGAGGATCGGCAGTTTGTTGTCTTTCAGTGTAGCATGAATATCGCCGTGGTTATCCCAGCCGCCAAGATCGACTTCGATAAACGGCACTCCCGCTTCGACCAACCGGC
The window above is part of the Novipirellula caenicola genome. Proteins encoded here:
- a CDS encoding sigma-70 family RNA polymerase sigma factor; this encodes MPKSDGSQRKPLSSAADASHQSDADVGLRGSTTNSSVCDPHVDLEPAELIERHQRGVWRYLRMLGCDSSTADDLTQETFLRVLRQGNFTQHNDAATAGYLRRTAYNLLVSRHRKHGRVQTVAEPAVLDEIWNRWAGKDLTGDIAIDALRNCMELLTERAQSALQMRFRDDISRVEIGAALGISDHGARNLMQRAKQQLRDCVEEKLHAKNR